A single region of the Marinobacter nanhaiticus D15-8W genome encodes:
- a CDS encoding bifunctional prephenate dehydrogenase/3-phosphoshikimate 1-carboxyvinyltransferase, with amino-acid sequence MADPMQSLTSSGPLFQRMAVIGLGLIGGSLAKAVREQGLAAWVVGVDQRQGEVQRGLELGVIDEAAESVATAIKDADLVVVAVPVRAMETVLAEIRPHLASDVLLTDVGSTKGSFVSAVQSVFGRWPDWVIPGHPIAGSEKSGISAARADLFAKHKVILTPSETSDSAKLERLKALWGGCGATVLTMPVAHHDEVLAATSHLPHLIAFSLVDTLAGEDDNLEIFRYAAGGFRDFTRIAASDPVMWHDIFLSNRDAVLRVIDHFNADLATLRNAIETGDGKRLLQVFSRAKAARDHFSKMLSGQAYVTTMSQKQVTFKLQSGGEVRGDIRVPGDKSISHRSIMLGALSKGVTEVEGFLEGEDSLATLQAFRDMGVTIEGPDKGFVRIHGVGLHGLQAPRGPLYLGNSGTAMRLFAGLLAGQAFDTELTGDESLTKRPMGRVADPLRKMGAVIETAEGGRPPLRIKGGQTLKGLNYVMPMASAQVKSCLLLAGLYADGETRVTEPAPTRDHTERMLNGFGYSVGRDGATAYLKGGGHLTGGPIDVPADISSAAFFLVAASITPGADLTLRHVGINPTRVGVINILKQMGADIVVESEREVGGEPVADLRVRHAKLKGIQIPEDQVPLAIDEFPVLFIAAVCAEGETVLTGAEELRVKESDRIQVMADGLAQLGVKTTVTQDGIVIQGGQAMQSGTVNSHGDHRIAMAFSVASLRSEGDVVITDCANVATSFPNFVDLARTVGIRIQVEESGA; translated from the coding sequence ATGGCTGACCCTATGCAATCGCTGACTTCGTCAGGACCGCTATTCCAGCGCATGGCCGTTATCGGTCTGGGGCTGATTGGCGGCTCGCTGGCCAAGGCTGTGCGAGAGCAGGGGTTGGCGGCATGGGTTGTCGGTGTCGATCAACGGCAGGGTGAGGTCCAGCGTGGTCTTGAACTGGGCGTTATAGACGAGGCCGCCGAATCGGTGGCGACGGCAATAAAGGATGCGGACCTGGTGGTTGTGGCCGTGCCCGTACGCGCCATGGAGACCGTGTTGGCCGAAATCCGGCCCCACCTTGCATCGGACGTGTTGCTGACCGACGTCGGCAGTACCAAAGGCAGTTTTGTCAGTGCCGTGCAATCGGTGTTTGGTCGTTGGCCCGACTGGGTGATCCCGGGGCATCCCATTGCTGGGTCCGAGAAAAGCGGGATTTCTGCCGCTCGTGCCGACTTATTCGCCAAACACAAGGTGATCCTGACGCCGTCGGAAACCAGTGATTCCGCAAAACTGGAGCGTCTCAAGGCACTCTGGGGCGGATGCGGCGCGACGGTGCTCACCATGCCGGTGGCACATCATGACGAAGTGCTGGCGGCCACCAGCCACTTACCGCACCTGATCGCGTTCTCACTGGTCGATACCCTGGCAGGTGAGGACGACAACCTCGAAATCTTCCGTTATGCCGCTGGCGGTTTCCGCGACTTTACCCGCATCGCAGCCAGCGATCCGGTAATGTGGCATGACATCTTTCTTTCCAATCGGGACGCAGTCCTTCGTGTTATCGATCATTTCAACGCGGATCTCGCCACGTTGCGCAATGCGATCGAGACTGGAGACGGCAAACGGCTCCTTCAGGTGTTCAGCCGTGCCAAGGCGGCGCGGGATCATTTTTCCAAGATGCTTTCAGGACAGGCGTACGTGACAACCATGAGTCAGAAACAGGTAACCTTCAAGCTCCAGTCCGGCGGTGAAGTGCGGGGTGATATCCGCGTGCCCGGCGACAAGTCCATCTCCCACCGTTCCATTATGCTGGGTGCGCTTTCCAAGGGAGTCACCGAAGTTGAGGGTTTCCTCGAGGGTGAGGACAGTCTGGCCACCCTGCAGGCTTTCCGCGATATGGGGGTGACTATCGAGGGGCCGGACAAGGGCTTCGTGCGCATCCACGGTGTCGGTCTGCACGGCCTACAGGCCCCGCGCGGCCCGCTTTACCTGGGTAACTCCGGAACGGCGATGCGCCTGTTTGCGGGGTTGTTGGCGGGGCAGGCGTTCGATACCGAGTTGACGGGTGACGAGAGTCTGACCAAGCGGCCCATGGGGCGGGTCGCCGACCCCCTGCGTAAGATGGGTGCTGTAATCGAGACCGCTGAAGGCGGTCGACCTCCGCTCCGGATCAAGGGTGGTCAGACGCTGAAGGGCCTCAACTACGTGATGCCTATGGCCAGTGCCCAGGTGAAATCCTGTTTGCTGCTGGCAGGGCTCTATGCCGACGGCGAAACCCGCGTCACCGAGCCTGCGCCGACACGGGATCATACCGAGCGCATGCTGAACGGGTTCGGTTATAGCGTTGGGCGCGATGGCGCAACGGCTTACCTGAAGGGCGGCGGTCACTTGACTGGCGGTCCTATCGATGTGCCAGCGGATATTTCCTCTGCGGCTTTCTTCCTGGTGGCCGCGTCCATCACGCCGGGTGCCGATCTGACATTGCGCCATGTCGGTATTAACCCGACTCGGGTAGGCGTCATCAATATTCTTAAGCAGATGGGTGCCGACATCGTGGTGGAGAGCGAGCGCGAGGTCGGCGGTGAGCCGGTGGCTGACCTGCGAGTGCGTCATGCGAAGCTCAAGGGGATCCAGATCCCGGAAGATCAGGTGCCCTTGGCAATCGACGAATTTCCGGTTTTGTTCATCGCGGCTGTCTGTGCCGAAGGTGAAACCGTCCTCACCGGTGCAGAAGAATTGCGGGTGAAAGAAAGCGACCGTATCCAGGTGATGGCTGACGGTCTGGCCCAACTGGGTGTCAAGACCACGGTGACGCAGGACGGGATCGTGATCCAGGGCGGTCAGGCGATGCAGTCCGGTACAGTGAACAGTCATGGAGATCACCGCATTGCCATGGCCTTTTCGGTGGCATCGCTCCGCTCAGAAGGGGATGTCGTTATCACCGATTGCGCCAATGTGGCGACTTCTTTCCCGAATTTTGTTGACCTTGCCAGGACCGTGGGTATTCGCATCCAGGTCGAGGAGTCCGGGGCATGA
- the serC gene encoding 3-phosphoserine/phosphohydroxythreonine transaminase: protein MTRAYNFCAGPATLPAEVLQQAQEEMLDWRGTGMSVMEMSHRSDEFVAIAQTAEQDLRELAGISDDYAVLFMQGGASSQFATVPLNLMRGKSPADYVNTGIWSKKAIAEARRFGEVNVAASSEEQGFTTVPDQASWKTNPEAAYLHYTPNETIGGLEYDFIPDSGDVPLVADMSSSMLSRPLDISKFGLIYAGAQKNIGPSGLVVVIIRKDLLGHAQSGTPTMLDYKVIADNDSMYNTPATYSWYLAGLVFKWLKAQGGVAAMGEINKRKADKLYGYIDNSDFYANPIEPRFRSWMNVPFTLADDSLNSAFLKGAEERFLLNLKGHRTVGGMRASIYNAMPEAGVDALIDYMKAFEKERAGHE from the coding sequence ATGACCAGAGCGTATAACTTCTGTGCAGGCCCGGCGACCTTGCCGGCAGAGGTGCTCCAGCAGGCCCAGGAGGAGATGCTGGACTGGAGAGGTACGGGCATGTCGGTGATGGAGATGAGTCACCGCAGCGACGAATTCGTCGCCATCGCCCAGACTGCCGAGCAGGACCTGCGGGAGCTGGCCGGCATTTCCGACGATTATGCAGTCCTGTTCATGCAGGGTGGTGCCAGCAGCCAGTTTGCGACGGTGCCGCTGAACCTGATGCGCGGCAAGTCGCCGGCGGATTACGTCAACACCGGGATCTGGTCGAAGAAGGCCATCGCCGAAGCCAGGCGTTTTGGTGAGGTGAATGTGGCAGCGTCCAGCGAAGAGCAGGGCTTTACCACGGTTCCCGATCAAGCTTCCTGGAAAACCAATCCGGAGGCCGCCTACCTGCATTACACGCCGAACGAGACCATCGGTGGGCTGGAGTACGATTTCATCCCGGATTCCGGTGACGTGCCGCTGGTGGCGGATATGTCTTCCTCCATGTTGTCACGTCCGCTGGATATTTCGAAGTTCGGCCTGATCTACGCCGGCGCCCAGAAGAACATCGGTCCATCCGGGCTGGTGGTAGTGATTATCCGTAAGGATTTGCTGGGTCATGCCCAGTCCGGCACGCCGACCATGCTGGACTACAAGGTCATCGCCGACAACGACTCCATGTACAACACGCCGGCTACCTATTCCTGGTACCTGGCCGGCCTGGTGTTCAAGTGGCTCAAGGCTCAGGGCGGCGTCGCCGCCATGGGCGAGATCAATAAGCGCAAGGCGGACAAGCTGTACGGCTATATCGATAACAGCGACTTCTACGCCAATCCCATCGAACCGAGATTCCGCTCCTGGATGAATGTGCCGTTCACCCTGGCGGACGACAGCCTCAACAGCGCTTTCCTGAAAGGCGCGGAAGAGCGCTTCCTGCTTAACCTCAAGGGTCACCGGACGGTGGGCGGTATGCGTGCCTCTATTTATAACGCCATGCCGGAAGCGGGAGTCGATGCGTTGATCGACTACATGAAGGCCTTCGAGAAGGAGCGGGCGGGACATGAGTGA
- the pheA gene encoding prephenate dehydratase encodes MSDEQTRLAELRDRIDSLDKQIMDLISARAQCAQEVAHVKMASRPNEDVFFYRPEREAQVLRRIKAENPGPLSGEEMARLFREIMSACLALEKPMHIAFLGPEGTFTQAAALKHFGHSVVSIPLPAIDDVFREVESGEAHYGVVPVENSTEGMINHTLDMFISSSLKICGEVQLRIHHHLLIADGTDKKAIKRIYSHQQSFAQCRKWLDTHWHEVERVAVSSNAEAARRAASEPGAAAIAGDMAAELYDLRKLAATIEDRPDNTTRFLIIGREEVGPSGHDKSSILVSMRNKPGALYELLEPFHRHGLSLTRLETRPSPSGTWAYVFYIDFEAHADDPQVQTVLQEVDAEAVELKRLGSYPIGVL; translated from the coding sequence ATGAGTGACGAGCAGACCCGCCTGGCCGAATTGCGCGACCGTATCGATAGCCTCGATAAGCAGATCATGGACCTGATCAGCGCCCGGGCCCAGTGCGCCCAGGAGGTGGCTCACGTCAAGATGGCGTCGCGCCCGAATGAGGATGTGTTCTTCTATCGGCCGGAGCGGGAAGCCCAGGTGCTGCGCCGCATCAAGGCCGAAAATCCGGGGCCGCTGTCCGGCGAGGAAATGGCGCGTCTGTTCCGGGAAATCATGTCCGCTTGTCTCGCACTGGAAAAGCCGATGCATATCGCGTTCCTGGGTCCGGAAGGCACTTTCACCCAGGCGGCGGCGCTCAAGCACTTTGGGCACTCGGTTGTCAGCATTCCGTTGCCGGCGATCGATGATGTATTCCGCGAAGTTGAATCGGGCGAGGCGCATTACGGGGTGGTGCCGGTTGAGAATTCGACCGAGGGTATGATCAATCACACCCTTGATATGTTCATATCTTCGTCCCTGAAAATTTGCGGCGAGGTCCAGCTGCGCATCCACCATCATCTCTTAATTGCAGATGGTACGGACAAGAAAGCCATCAAGCGGATCTATTCCCATCAGCAGTCGTTTGCCCAATGTCGCAAGTGGCTGGATACCCACTGGCATGAAGTGGAGCGCGTCGCGGTCAGCAGTAACGCCGAGGCTGCGCGGCGGGCAGCCAGCGAGCCTGGCGCCGCAGCCATTGCAGGCGATATGGCGGCCGAACTCTATGATCTGCGCAAGCTGGCTGCGACGATCGAGGACCGGCCGGACAACACCACGCGTTTCCTGATCATCGGACGCGAAGAGGTGGGCCCCAGCGGTCACGACAAGTCCTCCATTCTTGTGTCCATGCGCAACAAACCGGGCGCGCTATACGAGCTTCTCGAGCCTTTCCACCGTCACGGGCTGAGCCTGACCCGGCTCGAAACCCGGCCGTCGCCAAGCGGCACCTGGGCCTATGTGTTCTATATCGATTTCGAGGCCCACGCCGACGATCCGCAGGTTCAGACGGTGTTGCAGGAAGTCGATGCCGAGGCCGTCGAGCTCAAGCGGCTGGGATCCTATCCAATCGGCGTGCTTTGA
- the purU gene encoding formyltetrahydrofolate deformylase, protein MEHTYRLVISCPDRVGIVAKVSNFLTTYNGWITEASHHADNQAGWFFMRHEIKASSIPFGLDQFRAAFEPIAREFDMTWHVADSAVPKKVVLMCSKESHCLADLLHRWHSKELNAEIVAVISNHDDLRRMVEWHDIPYHHIPVTKDNKAEAFAEIGELFSGYDADVIVLARYMQILPPELCEQYSGKVINIHHSFLPSFAGARPYHQAYNRGVKLIGATCHYVTQDLDEGPIIEQDVIRVNHSDAIEDMVRLGKDVEKNVLARGLRAHIEDRVITHENKTVVFN, encoded by the coding sequence ATGGAACATACGTATCGTCTGGTGATTTCCTGTCCTGACCGGGTTGGCATTGTGGCCAAGGTCAGTAATTTCCTGACTACCTATAACGGCTGGATCACCGAAGCCAGTCACCACGCCGACAACCAGGCCGGCTGGTTCTTCATGCGCCATGAGATCAAGGCCAGCTCGATTCCTTTCGGTCTCGACCAGTTCCGCGCTGCTTTCGAGCCGATCGCCCGGGAATTCGACATGACCTGGCACGTGGCTGACTCCGCGGTACCCAAGAAAGTGGTGCTGATGTGCAGCAAGGAATCCCACTGCCTGGCTGACTTGCTGCACCGCTGGCACAGCAAGGAACTCAACGCCGAGATCGTGGCGGTGATTTCCAATCACGACGATCTGCGCCGCATGGTGGAGTGGCATGATATTCCCTATCACCATATACCGGTGACCAAAGACAACAAGGCTGAGGCTTTTGCCGAGATCGGTGAGCTGTTCAGTGGCTATGATGCCGATGTCATCGTGCTGGCCCGCTACATGCAGATCCTGCCGCCGGAACTGTGCGAGCAGTATTCCGGCAAGGTGATCAATATCCACCACAGCTTCCTGCCGTCCTTCGCCGGCGCCCGGCCTTACCATCAGGCCTACAACCGCGGCGTGAAACTGATCGGTGCTACCTGCCATTACGTTACCCAGGACCTGGATGAAGGTCCGATCATCGAGCAGGACGTTATCCGCGTAAATCACAGCGACGCCATCGAGGACATGGTGCGTCTGGGTAAGGATGTGGAGAAAAACGTCCTTGCCCGGGGCTTGCGGGCCCATATCGAAGACCGGGTCATCACCCACGAGAACAAGACCGTGGTCTTCAATTGA
- the gyrA gene encoding DNA gyrase subunit A: protein MGELAKEILPVNIEDELKQSYLDYAMSVIVGRALPDVRDGLKPVHRRVLFAMSELNNDWNKAYKKSARVVGDVIGKYHPHGDSAVYDTIVRMAQPFSLRYPLVDGQGNFGSIDGDNAAAMRYTEIRMEKIAHSLLADLDKETVDFVPNYDGAEQIPDVLPTRIPNLLVNGSSGIAVGMATNIPPHNLTEIVNGCLALIDNQDITIDELMEHIPGPDFPTEGIINGRAGIIEAYRTGRGRIYIRARHEIEQDKKTGRESIIITELPYQLNKARLIEKIAELVKEKRLEGITELRDESNKEGIRVVIELRRGENAEVVVNNLFAHTQLETVFGINMVALINGEPKILNLKEILDAFVRHRREVVTRRTIYELRKARERGHILEGLTVALANIDEVIELIKQSPSAAEAKEKLIAKGWEPGQVSDMLDRAGQDACRPDDLPEIYGLRDGLYHLSPEQAQAILDLRLHRLTGLETEKLQNEYKEIIDKIAELLHILSEPARLMEVIREELEAVVSEFGDARRTEIISSRRDLTIADLIDEEDLVVTISHNGYAKTQPVEAYQAQRRGGRGRSSTTMKEEDFIEKLLVANSHDTILCFTNKGKVYWLRVFEIPQASRAARGRPMVNILPLDEDERVTTFLPVRDYPEDHYVLMATSAGVVKKTPLPNFSRPRSNGLIALSLDEGDTLIGAAITAGESEVMLFSSAGKAVRFKEEQVRAMGRTARGVRGIRMPEGHTVVSLIIPEESGMILTASENGYGKRTQIEEFPAYSRGSQGVIAMQCSERNGNLVSATQVFESDEMMLISDKGTLVRSSTEEVSVLSRNTQGVRLIRLTQEDERLVAVQRIADSGLDEDGEEGEASDGDDAPAQEGDAD, encoded by the coding sequence ATGGGTGAATTAGCCAAAGAGATCCTGCCCGTAAATATTGAAGATGAGCTGAAACAGTCCTACCTCGATTACGCCATGAGCGTTATCGTCGGTCGTGCTCTGCCCGATGTCCGGGACGGACTCAAGCCCGTTCACCGCCGTGTCCTGTTCGCCATGTCCGAGTTGAACAACGACTGGAACAAGGCCTACAAGAAGTCCGCCCGTGTGGTGGGTGACGTTATCGGTAAATACCACCCCCACGGCGACTCTGCGGTCTATGACACCATCGTGCGTATGGCTCAGCCGTTCTCTTTGCGCTATCCGCTGGTCGACGGTCAGGGCAACTTTGGCTCCATCGACGGCGACAATGCGGCGGCCATGCGTTACACCGAAATCCGCATGGAGAAGATTGCCCATTCGCTGCTGGCGGACCTGGACAAGGAAACCGTCGATTTCGTACCGAACTACGACGGCGCCGAGCAGATTCCCGATGTGCTGCCGACCCGCATTCCCAACCTGCTGGTCAACGGTTCCTCCGGTATTGCCGTAGGGATGGCGACCAATATTCCGCCCCATAACCTGACCGAGATCGTCAACGGCTGTCTGGCGCTGATCGACAACCAGGACATCACCATCGACGAGTTGATGGAGCATATCCCGGGGCCGGATTTCCCCACAGAGGGCATCATCAACGGTCGCGCCGGCATTATCGAGGCCTACCGTACCGGTCGGGGTCGTATTTATATCCGCGCCCGCCACGAGATCGAGCAGGACAAGAAGACGGGCCGCGAATCCATCATCATTACCGAGTTGCCGTACCAGTTGAACAAGGCGCGCCTGATCGAGAAGATCGCCGAGCTGGTCAAGGAAAAGCGGCTGGAAGGTATTACCGAGCTGCGCGACGAGTCCAACAAGGAAGGTATCCGCGTGGTGATCGAGCTGCGTCGCGGGGAGAATGCCGAGGTTGTCGTCAACAACCTGTTCGCCCACACGCAGTTGGAAACCGTCTTCGGTATCAACATGGTTGCCTTGATCAACGGCGAGCCGAAGATCCTCAACCTGAAAGAAATCCTCGATGCGTTCGTCCGTCATCGCCGCGAAGTGGTGACCCGTCGGACCATCTACGAACTGCGTAAGGCCCGCGAACGCGGCCATATCCTGGAAGGCCTCACAGTCGCCCTGGCCAACATCGACGAAGTGATCGAGCTGATCAAGCAGTCACCGAGCGCCGCCGAAGCCAAGGAAAAGTTGATCGCCAAGGGCTGGGAGCCTGGCCAGGTTTCCGACATGCTGGATCGGGCCGGCCAGGACGCTTGCCGTCCAGACGACCTGCCGGAAATCTACGGCCTGCGTGACGGACTCTACCACCTGTCACCGGAACAGGCCCAGGCTATCCTGGATCTGCGTCTGCACCGCCTGACCGGTCTGGAAACCGAGAAGCTGCAGAACGAGTACAAGGAAATCATCGACAAGATCGCCGAGCTGCTGCATATCCTCAGCGAGCCGGCCCGGTTGATGGAAGTCATCCGCGAAGAGCTGGAAGCGGTCGTCTCCGAATTCGGCGATGCCCGTCGTACTGAAATCATCAGCTCCCGCCGCGACCTGACCATTGCCGACCTGATCGACGAAGAAGACCTGGTGGTCACCATTTCCCACAACGGCTATGCCAAGACCCAGCCGGTGGAAGCCTACCAGGCCCAGCGCCGCGGTGGCCGCGGCCGCTCCTCGACCACCATGAAGGAAGAGGATTTCATCGAGAAACTGCTGGTTGCCAACTCCCACGACACCATCCTGTGTTTTACCAACAAAGGAAAGGTGTACTGGCTGCGGGTGTTCGAGATTCCCCAGGCCAGTCGCGCGGCTCGTGGTCGCCCGATGGTGAACATCCTGCCGCTGGACGAGGACGAGCGTGTCACTACCTTCCTGCCGGTACGCGACTATCCGGAAGATCACTACGTACTGATGGCAACCTCTGCCGGTGTGGTCAAGAAGACGCCGCTGCCGAACTTCTCGCGTCCGCGTTCCAACGGCCTGATTGCGCTGTCCCTGGATGAAGGCGATACCCTGATCGGCGCCGCGATTACCGCGGGCGAATCCGAAGTCATGCTGTTCTCCTCCGCTGGCAAGGCGGTGCGCTTCAAGGAAGAGCAGGTTCGCGCCATGGGTCGTACGGCGCGGGGTGTGCGCGGTATCCGTATGCCGGAAGGTCACACTGTCGTATCCCTGATCATTCCGGAAGAAAGTGGCATGATCCTGACCGCCAGTGAAAACGGCTACGGTAAGCGCACCCAGATCGAAGAGTTCCCAGCCTATAGTCGTGGCAGTCAGGGTGTTATCGCCATGCAGTGCTCCGAGCGGAACGGGAATCTGGTTTCGGCTACCCAGGTGTTCGAAAGTGACGAGATGATGCTGATCTCGGACAAGGGCACCCTGGTGCGTTCAAGTACCGAGGAAGTCTCTGTCCTGAGCCGGAATACCCAGGGCGTGCGTCTGATTCGTCTGACCCAGGAAGACGAGCGTCTGGTTGCAGTCCAGCGGATTGCCGACAGCGGCCTGGACGAAGACGGTGAGGAAGGCGAAGCGAGCGACGGCGACGATGCGCCGGCGCAAGAGGGCGATGCGGACTGA
- the cmk gene encoding (d)CMP kinase has product MNPQDIPVIAIDGPSGSGKGTITQMVARRLGYHLLDSGALYRLTALAAQRQGIGIADIDGLVRVAGKLDVAFLPTPPGEPARVLMGGDDVTADIRTETCGENASRVAAIQAVRDALLQRQRDFRQAPGLVADGRDMGTVIFPDAPVKIFLTASAEERAERRYRQLLDAGVDVSIDALLEEIRARDDRDMNRASAPLRPADDAQVIDSTGLSIEEVLEKVMAAAGQA; this is encoded by the coding sequence ATGAACCCGCAGGATATTCCCGTGATCGCCATCGACGGACCGAGTGGTTCCGGTAAGGGAACTATTACGCAAATGGTCGCTCGAAGACTTGGGTATCACCTCCTGGACAGCGGCGCGTTGTATCGGTTGACAGCGTTGGCGGCGCAGCGTCAGGGTATTGGCATTGCCGACATCGACGGTTTGGTCCGCGTAGCGGGCAAACTCGATGTCGCTTTCCTGCCGACGCCGCCTGGTGAGCCGGCACGGGTATTGATGGGTGGCGATGATGTTACGGCCGATATCCGGACCGAGACTTGCGGTGAAAATGCCTCTCGGGTCGCCGCTATCCAGGCTGTACGCGACGCATTACTCCAGCGCCAGCGGGATTTTCGCCAAGCTCCGGGTCTGGTAGCAGATGGTCGCGATATGGGGACGGTGATTTTCCCCGATGCGCCGGTAAAAATTTTCCTTACCGCAAGTGCAGAAGAAAGGGCGGAACGACGCTATCGCCAGTTGCTGGACGCCGGTGTCGATGTTAGTATTGACGCCCTTTTAGAGGAGATACGGGCACGGGACGACCGGGATATGAACCGGGCGAGTGCTCCGCTTAGACCCGCCGATGATGCGCAAGTCATTGACTCGACGGGATTAAGCATAGAAGAGGTGCTGGAAAAGGTTATGGCCGCAGCAGGTCAGGCCTGA
- the hisC gene encoding histidinol-phosphate transaminase: MSIDFKSRAVAGVRGLQPYQPGKPIDEVARELGLDPSQIIKLASNENPLGPSSKALEAARKALDEMCLYPDGNGFNLKQKLAARLSVSPAQLTLGNGSNDVLDLVIRAFADAGDEVIFSQYAFAVYPISTMAVGATGVSVPAKEWGHDLDAMAAAINDRTRIVFVANPNNPTGTAVGRDAIVQFLRKVPEHVVVVLDEAYCEYFEGDEFPDGIDLLPDFPNLVVARTFSKAWGLAALRVGYAVSSAAIADVLNRVRQPFNVDTIALAAATAVLDDEDYLQRSREVNRSGLRQLAAGFEALGLEYIPSSGNFIAVDVGERADQVFQGLLQRGVIVRPIGGYGMPRHLRISVGLEAENARCLDALKEVLESLNG, translated from the coding sequence ATGTCGATCGATTTCAAGTCCCGGGCAGTGGCCGGGGTGCGTGGCCTCCAGCCTTACCAGCCGGGGAAACCCATCGACGAAGTCGCCCGGGAGCTGGGGCTGGATCCCTCGCAAATCATCAAGCTGGCCAGCAACGAGAACCCACTCGGCCCCAGCTCCAAGGCGCTGGAAGCGGCTCGCAAGGCGCTGGACGAGATGTGTCTCTATCCTGACGGCAACGGTTTCAACCTGAAGCAGAAGCTGGCCGCCCGTCTGTCCGTATCCCCGGCCCAACTGACGCTGGGCAACGGCTCCAATGACGTGCTGGACTTGGTGATCCGTGCCTTTGCCGATGCTGGCGACGAAGTCATTTTTTCTCAGTACGCCTTTGCCGTTTATCCGATTTCCACCATGGCCGTCGGCGCCACCGGCGTGTCTGTTCCCGCGAAAGAGTGGGGGCACGACCTTGACGCCATGGCCGCGGCCATTAACGACCGCACGCGCATCGTCTTTGTTGCGAATCCCAATAACCCTACCGGCACCGCTGTCGGACGCGATGCTATCGTCCAGTTCCTGCGCAAGGTGCCGGAGCATGTGGTGGTCGTACTCGACGAGGCCTACTGCGAGTATTTCGAGGGCGACGAATTCCCCGATGGCATTGACCTGTTGCCGGATTTCCCCAACTTGGTGGTGGCCCGTACCTTCTCCAAGGCCTGGGGCCTGGCCGCGCTGCGTGTGGGCTATGCCGTTTCGTCCGCCGCTATCGCGGATGTTTTGAATCGGGTCCGTCAGCCGTTTAATGTGGATACAATAGCCTTGGCGGCGGCGACCGCGGTGCTGGATGACGAGGACTACCTGCAGCGCTCCCGTGAGGTCAATCGTAGCGGTCTCAGGCAACTGGCTGCGGGTTTTGAAGCCCTGGGACTGGAATATATCCCGTCCAGCGGTAATTTTATCGCTGTCGATGTCGGTGAGCGGGCAGACCAGGTTTTCCAGGGTCTGCTGCAGCGTGGCGTTATCGTCCGGCCCATCGGTGGCTACGGTATGCCGCGGCATTTGCGGATTTCCGTTGGTCTCGAGGCAGAGAATGCCCGCTGCCTTGATGCGCTCAAAGAGGTGTTGGAGTCACTGAATGGCTGA